ATCGATGATAAAAAGCTCTACATCGTTTTCTTTCTCATCAAATAGCATCTCTTTTAAAGCCTTTACCCCACAACTTGATCCGCCCATGCCTACCAAAATAATATTTTTTATATGGCTTAATTTTTTTGCAAATTCTTTACATTCATCAATCAAATTTAAGCTTGTATCCACAAGATGATAATAGCCAATCTCCCCACTTTGCACCTCATCATTAATGCGACTTGCATAAGCGCTAATGGCTTGCAAATTTTGGGATTTAAAAAATAAAGAATTTTTTAACATTTGCTTTTTCCATAAAAATAATTTGTCGCTTCCACAAAACCTTCTACGCTTCCACAATCAAATCTTTTACCTTGAAATTTATACGCTAAAACCATGCCATCAGTTGCTTGAGAAAGCAAGGCATCGGTAAGTTGAATTTCTCCATTTTTACCCGCTTTAGTATGTTCTAAAATGCCGTAAATATCAGGGGTTAAAATGTATCTTCCTATGATAGCAAGATTACTTGGTGCATCTTCTGGATTTGGCTTTTCAACCATAGAATTTACCATGATTAAATTATCTTCTACAAAATTTCCAGCAATTACCCCATAACTTGAAATTTGTTCCTTAGGAACTTCCATTACTGCAACGATGGTACAGCGGTATTTTTCGTAAATTTTTACCATTTGAGCCATGACATTTACACCTTCTTCATTCACGCACAAGTCATCGGCTAAAATAACACCAAAAGCTTCATCGCCGGTTAAAACCTTAGCCTTCAAAACCGCATCACCAAGCCCTTTCATCTCGTTTTGTCGGGTAAAAGTAAATTTGCAACGATTGATAAGAGTTCTAATCTCACTTAAAAGGTATTCTTTTTTAGAACCTGAAATTTGATGCTCTAATTCATAAGAAATATCAAAATAATCTTCCAAAGCCCTTTTTCCCCGTCCTGTAATAAAACCCATAGTTTCCATACCTGCTTCTAAAGCCTCATCTACTCCATAGTGGATTAAAGGTTTTGTGAGTATAGGTAGCATTTCTTTTGGTAAAGTTTTTGTCGCAGGTAAAAATCTTGTCCCATAGCCCGCTGCTGGGAAAATACAAGTTTGAAGCATTCATTTGTCCTTAATTTAAATATTTGATTGCATTTTTATTAAAACTAAGGCAAATTATATCATCAATTTTTAAATTTTTCTTCAAATACTCCCCTTTATCTAAGGCAAATTCCAGGATTTTCTCATTTGCCAAAACCCTTATAAAAACATTATTTTTTTTATTTCTTATGGCTATAATTTTTGCTTTATTTATAACAAATGACTGCTTGTTATTTAGATGAATTTCATAAGGATTAATCGCTATTTTACCTTCATCAAAAGGATAAAAATTTAAAATATCGCCAAAATCAATTTGAGAATTTTCAAGAGCAAAAACATTAGTATTTTCAAATTCTAAGATATTTCCGCTATGCAAATAAAATTTAAAATCCGCCAAAGTGTCTAAAAAAATTTTATCATGACTTGCGATTAAAAAGCCACTTTTATGCTCTTTTTTCATCTTTATTATCGCATTTTTAAGCAAAACAATACTTTCTTTATCCAAAAACGCACTCGGTTCATCTAAGAGATAAAATTTTGCCCTTAAAGCAAAATCAAGTGCTAAAGAAATTTTTTGAATTTGTCCTGATGAGAGTTCATTTTTGTTTTTCTTGAGTAAATTTTTTTCAAGTTTAAAATACTCCAAAGCCTCTTCTATGCGTTCTTTTGTATTTTTGATTTTATATGTTTTTAAAGCAAAAATGAAATTTTCTTTCACGCTGCGATTTAGCAAAATT
This genomic interval from Campylobacter sp. CCS1377 contains the following:
- the galU gene encoding UTP--glucose-1-phosphate uridylyltransferase GalU, with amino-acid sequence MLQTCIFPAAGYGTRFLPATKTLPKEMLPILTKPLIHYGVDEALEAGMETMGFITGRGKRALEDYFDISYELEHQISGSKKEYLLSEIRTLINRCKFTFTRQNEMKGLGDAVLKAKVLTGDEAFGVILADDLCVNEEGVNVMAQMVKIYEKYRCTIVAVMEVPKEQISSYGVIAGNFVEDNLIMVNSMVEKPNPEDAPSNLAIIGRYILTPDIYGILEHTKAGKNGEIQLTDALLSQATDGMVLAYKFQGKRFDCGSVEGFVEATNYFYGKSKC
- a CDS encoding ATP-binding cassette domain-containing protein; translation: MIEINNLQFAYNDKKILSIEKLEIASDKISILMGENGSGKSTFLRILSFLEGKFDISYWGKKNLNLEEKRQIRLHLAQPILLNRSVKENFIFALKTYKIKNTKERIEEALEYFKLEKNLLKKNKNELSSGQIQKISLALDFALRAKFYLLDEPSAFLDKESIVLLKNAIIKMKKEHKSGFLIASHDKIFLDTLADFKFYLHSGNILEFENTNVFALENSQIDFGDILNFYPFDEGKIAINPYEIHLNNKQSFVINKAKIIAIRNKKNNVFIRVLANEKILEFALDKGEYLKKNLKIDDIICLSFNKNAIKYLN